A segment of the Triticum urartu cultivar G1812 chromosome 1, Tu2.1, whole genome shotgun sequence genome:
ccatgaagtagatgagggctcaagacccataatcggttgagagcctgtagccgtaaaccggcgtcaatatgtaacttgtattgtaagttaggaataagtagagaccaaaccggacacatctatgagccggtgttgggactctgtaaaccgacgggcgtcacccatgtatataaggggacgacccggcggcggttcaaggacaacagacaacaactcgagacataggcgaagcttgtttgctccctagtcatcgaaacacccatcaattccatcacaactagacgtaggcttttaccttcatcgaaggggccgaactagtataaactctcttgcgtccttgtgtccgctttaaccccttcaagctaacccgtcgcgatggctcacgactaagtcctttctctaggacatctgccgtgacaaaaccacgacaccaGGGGTCTTTTCATGGCATCTAATCGCACGGAATGCTAGTACAAATGATGGAGAACAAAACATCCAACATGAGCAAATTCATAGGAGTTCTAGATCCATGGATACCATCAAGAAAAAATGCTCAGTTTTAATTCAGACACAAGACTAGGTGAAAACATGCATATTTCATATCAGCAACATTGATATGGCATCTTTGCAAGCTTGGGTCAGTGACTTGTCTTGTGTTTCATGGCATGACAATAATTTTAACAATAAATAGACATGAAATTGACCCAAACTCATGTACAAAGTTAGGCCATATGATGCATGGATTAATTCACACATAAATGACAAAATGCCAACTTTGTATAGAATTTGCAGTActgaaatatttcagtgtgtaCCGGTGTGTACTGAAACTGCAGTAGTGAAATAATTCAGTGTGCATCGGTGTGTACTGAAATTGTAGTAACGAAATATTTCAGTGCCTACCGGTGTGTACCGAAATATTTCAGTGTCTACCACTACAACATTACAAATTTTGCCTAGGGCAGTACCGAAATATTTCAATGCCTACCGGTGTGTACCGAAATATTTCAGTGTCCACCACTACAACATTACAAATTTTGCCTAGGGCAGTTCCGAAATATTTCAGTGCCTACCGGTGTGTACCGAAATATTTCAGTGTCTACCACTACATTACTAATTTTTCCTAGGGTTCATATGATGCCTAGGGTTCACATACATCATAATCCATCCTCCAAATCCATGTACTCAAATGTTCATGCAATTCATTGAGATTAAAATGCCATCTAGCATTCCCTCTCTGAGCTATTATGATCAGTATCACCACGATGTAAGCACGAGCAGTAGGAAGATGAGGAGTGGGGAAGCTTACTCTAAACATAGCTACCGCCGCCGTTCAGACGAGGAGAGCGGCGAGGGAAGcgtggagaacggcggggaagcgAGGTCGCGACCACTGTCCTCCTCATCTTGCGCTTCGGAGTCTCCGGTGACTCGGTTGGAGGCTGCACAATCTGCAACGGCACCTCGTGCACGGTGGGTTCCTGATCCAGTGGATGCTCTACCCTGGATCTGaacgcccaccacctccgcctggtccacTCGCTGGACGAATTGGCctgctccatcgcccagaggaggATCTCGATCTTCTGAATCGGTTGCGCGGGCTGGGGGAAAAGCTTTGCCCTCTCCTTCTTCGTCAAATTCTTGAGAGTGGCCATTGCCGTCCAGCTCATCTGCCTTGTGTTGTCAAACCAAGAACGGATCTCCCTCAACCTGGCCAACTTGACCTGGTCGCCGCCGGCGATCTGCACGAAGTCGGTGTTCTCGCCGCCGGCCATCAGCTCGATCTGCCGtggaagagggggggggggggggttgcctGAGTGGAGCGAAGTTGCAGCggcaagaaggaggagatgacTGCGGTGGACatggaggagagggaggagatgGCCGCCGATGAGTAATTGTGGAATGTGTAGCACCATGGCGGCGGTTATGCATTCGACGAGAGGGGCGGCGCGTGCAAATTTTCCTAGGACTAAACTGCCCCTAGATTAAAACGCGTCCCCACCTTGTCACGAGTACCGGCCCCACTCGTTTTAGTACTTTCGCGTACTTTCATCGGAGTACTACCCAGTACTTCGTATTTGTCTGCCGTTAGATCGACATCAACGAACGGTTCTAAAAAAGCCCAACCACTCTAAAACTTGTATtttcctattcctgcgttttgaGAATCCTgagaatcaaagaggccctaaaCAGTCCTATTATTTCCAGAATACAGGGAGCCTCGATTAGCCTACTCAAACAGCCCATGTTACGTCGGCTCTACACCTACGGCACTAGGAGAGATTTAAACTAAATCGGCCACTTCGTCTAATTAAACAGGAACACACAATACGCGATGTGCCAGGCTCCGCGCCAACGTGAATCTCGAATAATTGATATTATTCTCTGCTTACTTCGTTTGCTTCTTTGTCTTTACATGTTATGTCTTAACTAACCACCAAATGTTTCACCATTTATGTATTACAGGCTAGAGACATATGAGTATTTTTTTTTCACCCGTTGCAATGCAAGGTAATTTTGCTAGTACTGATGTATTGGATGTAATAACATCTTATATCCCGGGTCAGAGGAAGTACAAGACTACTCATGGAAAAGATTAATTCTATGAGATTAGTACTGTAGGATCTAGAGAATAATAAGAAAAGGCAATGTAAATAGCAGGGAACTAAACTGGATTCAGTTAATCAACTGAATCTAAAAAAACAAGCGAACAACATTAAGATTAACTAGAACAATCTGACTAATCCTCACGGGGCAATCTGATAGCCAAAAGAACTTAGCGCTGCAGGCCACATGAAGTCATGATGCTGGTTCTTCAATAACTCAGAATTCACCGCGAACAAATCTCATCTAGGAAGCCAAAATAACTTAGGGCGGAGTATTCTTTCTTCAATAATCAACGAAGGCGGCGCCGCTCGGCTGCTGCGGCCTGTTGCCAAGCCGGAGCGCCGAGGGGCGCGGATCGGAGGCACGACCCCATGCCGGATGCCTACGCCGCCGGAGGGTTGCGCCAGCGGTGGAAACGCCGAATTGTGGTCGCCAACTCACtgagagcatctccagccgttgtgCCCCTCGCGAGCCATTTTTTCGGCCTCCTGGGGAGGCCCCGGCGCTAATTTAGTCTTTGGGTGCAAAAAATTTCCAGCCGTTGTGCTCCCCAGGTCGTCATTTCTTCCTGGACCACCGTGGCCATCGCCGGAGTTCGGTCCACCCCGACGTGCCTAGCCCCTCTCCCCTCCTCCCAACCTGTCCACAAGCTCCCCCTCACTCCCACAGCTCGCCCCACCCACTTGCCCTCGCCGGAGCTGGCTGTTCCACCGAAAACCATCACCACCGTCGCCGCCTCTGTAACCTCCTGTCGCCGCGGCCTCCCCTCCATTCCATCCCTCCTCCCTGCCCCCTTGGCCTCCGAACGGGTGCGCCTCGTCGCCCCGGTCCCGCCGGTGTCCTTATATCAGCCGGAGCCCGTCGGAGTTGCCCGCACCGTCGAAGACCACCGTCGCCCGCCCGCCTCTGTTTCTCCTCTGGCGCCGCCCGTTGCCGCGTCGCCGCGCCTTCCCGCGCCTTCCTCTGCTCGGCCGGAGATGGCAGGAGCCGGCCGGCCCATCGCCGGCTTCGCCTCTCCCCTCTGCTCCTCTGTCTTTGGTCGGGTGGAGCCGTACGCAGCACGGCGGCGAGCAGGTAGGGAGCGGCAAGGAGAGGAGCAAGGCGGCGAGCGGGGAGATGCGGGGCGAGGGCCGGCGAGGAGAGGAGCAAGGCCGGCGAGGGGAGATGCGGGGTGGTGGAAGGAAGAGAGAaaggagaggagagaggagagATGGGCTGCAGGTGGGCCTGCGCATGCAAAAGGCGAGCGCCGGCGTTCCCAGCTGCCCCGCAGGGAGCTGGGTGTGGGGTGGGCGCGCCGGCTGTAACATTCGCTAAATCCGGCGAAAAACGAGGTCCTGGCTGCATGGCTGGGATGTTTTTTTACAACCGGCGCTAAAAAAGTGCTCCTGGGGGGCTGTCGGGgggcggctggagatgctctaagcacTGGTATTACCGAATTGGACTTAAGGAGAGACTGGGCCAGGCAGTCGCTCGATGTGCCTTGACGTTGGTCCTTACCTTGGGCTGAATGGTTGAATGGCCTGCAGTTGCTCAAAAAAAAGAATGGCCTGcaattttcaatttttttcataGAGGGTGGATTTTATTAATGGACCGTGATAGCTGGCAAATCGTGTGCCAGACTGCAAAAACCACAATACCCCTCGTGCCGCACGAAACTCATCCCTTGTTCTTCCGATTTTCTGGGCCATCCCGACCCACCCGCACGAACCCCTCCCTTCTCCTGATTTGTGGGCCACCCGAATCGCCCCGCTGGCCCCCGATTCTGCACACACGTGGTAGCAGTTTGAAAATAGAGAAAAGAATGCAATGGAAGGGGAATCGAACCCACAAACTACCACAACTAATTTAGCAACAACAACCAACTAGGCTACGCCACATTATTGATTATTTTCAACTTTCACACTACTTGTACCTTCCTGAGATGAGATCAAATGAAACTGAAAATTCAAACCGATAGACTCACTTGTCCGGGATTTGGAACTTTTTTCTGGACATTTTACACCGGTTCAGATGGTTCACAAACTCGGGCGTCCCCTTCCCTCCTTTTTCAGATGCAAATCACCACAGTGTTAGGACTTAATTTATCTGACATGAGGTTCGTATATTACCATATTGTTTACATAGTAGTTGTCGAGTATGTATTTCAATAATTTTTTCCCTCTTGGCCAAATGTTACCGCGGCGTTTGTACTTGATTTATCAGGTATGAGGTTCGTATATTACCGTGCTATTTACATACAAATTACCATGCTCTATTTTCCCAGAACTTTTTTCTCCTTGTTCAAAAATGTTACCGCGCTGTTTGTACTTAAGTTAACGTGCTATATTTTTCAGCGATTTTTCCTTCCTTAGTCAAAAATGTTACCGCGGTGTTTGTACTTAAGTTATCGGGTATGAAATTCTTATAGTACCATGCAATTTACATAGAAATTACCGTGCTATACTTTTCAGCAACTTTTCCTCATTGGTGAAAAATGTTACCGCGGTGTTTGTACTTCAGTTATCAGATATGGAATTCTtatattaccatgctatttacaTAGAAGTTACCGTGCTATATTTTTTAGCAACTTTTTCATCCTTGGTCAAATATGTCACGGCGGTGTTTGTACTTAAGTTATCAGTGTGAAATTCTaatattatcatgctatttacatAAAAATTACCAGGGTATGTTTTTCAAAAACGGTTCCCCCCTTCATCAAATTTACCGCGTTGTTTATACACAAGTTATCAGGTGAACGGTTCGTATATTAGCCTTATATTTTCATGAAAGTTATTTCAAGTATATTTTTGAACAACTTCTTCATCCCTTGGTTAATGTTACCGTGGTGTTTTGTTCATAAATGATCGAATACGTGGGAGGTATATTAGCAACTATTTCCCCTTTGACCGAAGTTACTGTGATGTTTGAACATATCACGTATTCGGTGTGATATTTTAACAACATAGAAGTTACCGAAGAATGTTTTTCAACAACTTTTTTCCCAAGGGTCAAAAGTTACCATAGCGTTTGATGTGAGTTATCATCCTTGTTATGCGTAAATTACCATACTATTTACATAGAAGTTATGGGAAGTATGTTTTTTAACACTTTTTTATCAGGTCAAAAGATACCACGGTGGTTGGGCATAAGTTATCACCTCAGCGGTTCGTGTATTATCAGGTTATTTAAATTATTCCCCCATGTCAAAAGTTACCGTGGTATTTATATGTGTGTTGTCACCTCTGGTGTGTGTAAATTATCATACTATTTACACAAAAGTTATTGGGGTAAATTTTTCAACAACTTTTTTTACCGGGATCAAAAgttcaatgttttttatatagcTTACCACTCTTGTCAAGTGGTATTCgtacataagttatcaggtcAATGGTGCGTATATTATCATGTTGTTTACATAGAAATTACCGAGGGTATGTTTTCAATAATCCACCCCCCTTGGGTCGAAGTTACCGCACTGTTTTGCGTAAGTTATGAGGTCTCCCGTTCTTAATTTATCATGCTTTTACCCAAAAGTTACCAGGGTAATTTTTCAACAACTTTTTTACCGGGTTCAAAAGTTAACGCAGAAGTTATCATGTCTGTGATGCATATATTATCATGCTATTACACATAAGTTTCTGTGCGTATAAAAAAAGTCATCTTATCTTTTACAGAAAAAACAATGAAAGTGCATCTTCCGCATAGTTATACAACTCCAGATCAATAACGCTTGCACAAAAAACCTAACAGATGTTTTTACCCTTGAATTTGAAAATGCAGCAGTACACGCTGACAGTTTCAGTTTTCAGAAAGCAATAGAACTTGCTAAATACTTAGTACTCATGTACTTTCTAGAACCGCACATATCCAAATAGTACTCATGTGCTCTAGATCATGATATGAATGTCACACTCCACGCACATATCCTAAAAAGTTCAGCTTCATTCAGCAATAATGAAATGCAAAAGAAAATGTTCATTTCCTGTAGGCATAACAACAAACAGGAAAGTGCACCAAATATAAACAGCAAAACAAACATATTTTTTCTGCATTAAACTCGCCATAAGAAATGACCTTTTTTTAGATTTGCAATTGATGTGCTAATTCATAGGGAGGTCATACTCTAGCTAAGAGAGAGGAGGATAAGCAAATCGTGAGGAAGAGAAAGAAGTGCAGCTTGTACAGAGTCAGAGAGAGGACAACTCATGAGAGAGAGATACGAGTAGCAGCGATGTGATTGGGAGAAGGTGGCAGTAGTAGCTTGTGTGAGATAAAGATGAGCAGCAACAAGAAGATACACAGAGAGAGAAGCAGTAACCACTACCTGCTCGTGGAGCTCAAGCGCAGCAAAGAACACGAATGGCAGCAAGTGGATTTGGTATGGCGAGTTGGTGTTGCAACGCAGCGTCTCTCTGTTACAAGCTTTCTTGTGACGCCCCTGCGGGGAAAGTAGGTGGTGAGCAAGCCAGAAAGGGCGTGCAGCGGTGCGGCGCATCGGCTGGGAACGCGGTGACAGCAGGGAAAAAAGGGCAAATAGCTCCCATGAGCCGTCGTTGGTGTGAATTGTCTCTCATGCGACGTCGTTGGTTGTAATAGCTCTCATGCGACGTCTCCCAACGCATAAATAGCTCAAGCAAGACAACCCATTTACGCGGCTAGTTGGCTGTTAGTTAGGCTGAGGTTTGGTTAGGACACTAGGGGTTATGTGCTCTGACTGGTGGGGTCCACCTAGGGCCACGTAGTCAAGAGTCAACCGTCCACGACTCGACCGGTGACTGTGTGACCGTGCTCGACTCGCCCGTGCTGGACTGGGCGAGCGGCGCCGCCGTAAGCATCTTCTCCGGCAGCGGTTTCTTCTCCGCGGTGGTGGAGCGCATTTCTCGGCAGCGGCAGAGCTATTGCGAGGTGAGCCCGAAACCCTAGTCCCACTCCCCAGAATTTTGGGGGATCTGTGGCCTCATGCTGCCCTCTGTTTCTTGGCGATTTAGAATCGGGCTCTATTGGATCCGGGGGCTGTTTCTTCTCCGCGGCCCGGTGGTGGAGCGCCTTTCTCTGCAGCGGCTATTGCGAGTGAGTATTTTCCAAACACTACTCCCATTCCACTGAATTTTGGATAAATCTGTGGCCTCATGCCGCCCCTGTTTCTTGGCGTTTTAGAATCTCGATTGGATAGGAGATGGAGCAGGGCTGGATGAGATGGAGCGAGGAGACAGTGCTTCAAATCGGTAATGCCACCCTCTTTTCTTGCGATTTAGAATCGAACTCGATTTGGTAGTGACTGTCGCTTACACTAGCCGCTGCCTGCCATTGACAAAACAGGGGAGGTTCAGGTTCTGCCACCACATTCGCAATTATAGTGGAATTTTTTCCCTGTAAAGCCAAGCTCAGTGATGGCAGTGTCCAAGACATTGATAGAGATACCACCGTGAGGTTGGATGTCGAATTTGCAGATGTTGATCCCCAGGAATTGGAGAGCATGAAGGAGAAGGCGTGGGCAATTTGGTGGAGAGAATTGGGGAGAGTATTGTTTGGGGTCCAGAACAAGAGGTATCTCTGCAACGTTTCGATAACTATAATGGTGAATATGTGAGAATTGAAGATGGAGAATCCATGGTTGCTGAAATTGATCAGCAAGAAGGGTGGGCAAGCAAACAAGTAACATTTTATGCAGAGCTAATTGATCTGCAAACTCATTCCAGAGTTGGTTATGTGCCATCAAAGATGGCTGCACAGGTGGAAGATGATGAGTGGGTTTCACAAAAGAAGATGTTGGCATTGTTGACTGAACCGACTGTAGTAGCTGAAGATACAGGGATTGAtgcagatggagaggagggaaCCCATGGTGCTAGGAAGATTGTTGTTGACTGGAATGTAGTAGAGTTGAATGAAAAAACAGATTTGGTCATTACACCAATATCTGACATTGATATGGCCGAAATGTTTGGCATTCAAGTTGATGACAAAGATAAGGAGAAGGATGACAGTTCTTTGCCTGCTGAAGGTAACACAGGCCCTAGAAATGCAAATGAGGATGAAGAACAGCTGATGAGAGAGGCTGCAGATGATGTGGATGATGCAGATGATAATGAGCTGGTTTGTTTGTATGACAAAGAGAACCCAGTTATTGAGGTGGGAAAGTTGTGGCCAAGCATGAAGGAGTTTAGGATGTCTTTCAGGACCTATGCAGTGAAAAAAGAGTTTGATGCCAAGACTATGTGGACTTACCGAAACAAGATTTTATGCTCGGTGCAAAGGTTATGATGGTGGTGGCAATCCTTGCAAATGGTACTTGTCTGCCAGACTACAACCTGATGGAAGTACAGTAAGGGTAAATCAAATACCACAGCATACATGTATGACCACTTCACAGAGAGTTTCAAAGATGACATCACAGCTTTGGGTTACAGAGAAGATTACTCCTATTTTAGCCAAGACTCCAAACACTACTGCAAAGAGGCTTAAAGTTGACTTGGAGAAGCTGTACCCCATCCAGCTGCAATATACCACAGTGTGGAAAGCAAAACAAAGGGCCATGAAATCATTGTATGGTGACTGGGCAAATACATTTAGGATGTTGTATAGTTTTAAAGCAGAGGTGGAGAAGAGGTCACCTGGGAGTGTGGTGGAGATAGATACAGAGGTAACAGAGGATGGCAAGGTTTTATTCGCAAGTTTTTTATGTGTTTGAAGCCTTGCATAGATGGATTCAAAGCAGGTTGTCGTCCATATTTGAGCATAGACTCATCTTTTTTGACTGGAAAGTGGAATGGTCAGTTGGCTGCATGCAATGCTCTAGATGGACACAACTGGATGTTCCCAATTGCAATAGGAATGTTTCAATCAGAGACAGAGGCATCATGGATATGGTTCATGATGCAACTGAAAAGATGCAAGGGCCAGTTCTCCTTTGGCCATCCACACAGATGCATGTAAAGGGTTGGAAAATGCAGTGAAAAATGTTTTCCATGCTGAGCAGAGGGAGTGCTTTGGACATATGTGGATGAATCTGATAAAAAAATTCAGAGGAGATGAATTTGGGCGCATGTGGCCAGCAGCAAGATCCTACACCAGACAGACACATTCCTATCACCTTGGTAAGATATTGGCATCATGTAGTGATAATGAATTTGCTTCATGGTTGAACACCCACCATTCTCTGTTGTGGTTAGATCAGGTTTTAATACTGCCATAAAATGTGATCATATCAATAACAACTTGGCAGAAAGTT
Coding sequences within it:
- the LOC125518647 gene encoding uncharacterized protein LOC125518647; the encoded protein is MVLHIPQLLIGGHLLPLLHVHRSHLLLLAAATSLHSGNPPPPPLPRQIELMAGGENTDFVQIAGGDQVKLARLREIRSWFDNTRQMSWTAMATLKNLTKKERAKLFPQPAQPIQKIEILLWAMEQANSSSEWTRRRWWAFRSRVEHPLDQEPTVHEVPLQIVQPPTESPETPKRKMRRTVVATSLPRRSPRFPRRSPRLNGGGSYV